Proteins from one Prevotella sp. E2-28 genomic window:
- a CDS encoding 2-isopropylmalate synthase gives MSDRLFIFDTTLRDGEQVPGCQLNTVEKIQVAKALEQLGVDVIEAGFPISSPGDFNSVIEISKAVTWPVICALTRAVERDIDVAFEALKYAKHKRIHTGIGTSDEHIQFKFNSTREEILERAVAATKYAKRFVDDVEFYCEDAGRTDNEYLARVVEAVIKAGATVVNIPDTTGYCLPQEYFEKIKYLKEHVDCIDRAVISTHCHNDLGMATANTLSGVMAGARQVEVTINGIGERAGNTSLEEIAMILKCHKGIAIDTNINTTKIYPTSRMVSSLMNMPIQPNKAIVGRNAFAHSSGIHQDGVLKNVHTYEIIDPKDVGIDDNSIVLTARSGRAALKHRLHINGVDVSDEEKVDKIYEKFLALADLKKEVSDADVLMLAGADTADQHAVKLDFLQVTTGKGVKSVASIGLDISGQKFEAASSGNGPVDAAIKALKKIIMKQMTLKEFTIQAISKGSDDVGKVHMQVEYQGALYYGFGANTDIVTASVEAYIDCINKFKKEV, from the coding sequence ATGAGTGACAGATTGTTTATTTTCGACACAACGCTCCGTGATGGCGAACAGGTGCCTGGCTGTCAGCTGAACACCGTAGAGAAGATTCAAGTGGCTAAGGCCCTTGAGCAGTTGGGCGTTGATGTAATCGAAGCAGGATTTCCTATTAGTAGTCCGGGTGATTTTAACTCGGTAATTGAGATTTCAAAGGCTGTTACCTGGCCCGTTATCTGTGCTTTGACACGTGCTGTAGAACGCGATATTGATGTCGCATTCGAAGCTCTGAAGTATGCTAAGCACAAACGTATTCATACAGGTATTGGAACCAGTGATGAACACATTCAGTTCAAGTTTAATTCTACACGTGAGGAAATCCTGGAACGTGCTGTTGCTGCAACGAAGTATGCCAAGCGTTTTGTTGACGATGTAGAGTTTTACTGCGAAGATGCCGGTCGTACGGATAATGAATATCTTGCTCGTGTGGTAGAGGCTGTTATTAAGGCTGGTGCAACAGTTGTGAATATTCCTGATACTACAGGCTATTGTCTGCCTCAGGAGTATTTCGAAAAGATTAAGTATCTGAAGGAGCATGTAGATTGTATCGATCGTGCTGTTATATCTACCCACTGTCATAATGACTTGGGTATGGCAACGGCTAATACCCTAAGTGGTGTAATGGCAGGTGCCCGTCAGGTTGAGGTTACTATTAATGGTATTGGTGAACGAGCAGGTAATACCTCGCTTGAGGAAATTGCGATGATTCTTAAGTGTCACAAGGGTATTGCTATTGATACAAATATCAATACCACGAAAATCTACCCGACCTCACGAATGGTGTCATCCTTAATGAATATGCCTATTCAGCCTAATAAGGCTATCGTGGGGCGTAATGCCTTTGCCCATTCAAGTGGCATTCATCAGGATGGTGTGCTAAAGAATGTCCATACTTATGAGATTATAGATCCAAAGGATGTAGGTATTGATGATAATAGCATTGTTTTGACTGCTCGTTCTGGACGTGCTGCCTTGAAACACCGTCTGCATATCAACGGTGTTGACGTGAGTGACGAGGAAAAGGTAGATAAAATCTACGAGAAATTCTTGGCGTTGGCCGACTTGAAGAAGGAGGTGAGCGATGCCGATGTGCTGATGTTGGCTGGTGCCGATACTGCCGATCAACATGCTGTGAAGTTGGATTTCCTGCAGGTTACTACGGGTAAAGGTGTGAAGAGTGTTGCTTCTATCGGTCTGGATATCAGTGGTCAGAAATTTGAGGCTGCGTCAAGTGGTAATGGTCCTGTGGATGCAGCTATCAAGGCCTTGAAGAAGATTATCATGAAGCAAATGACGTTGAAGGAATTCACCATTCAGGCTATCTCCAAGGGTTCCGATGATGTCGGTAAGGTACACATGCAGGTTGAGTATCAAGGTGCCTTGTACTATGGCTTTGGTGCGAATACCGATATTGTGACGGCCTCTGTAGAAGCATATATAGACTGTATCAACAAGTTTAAAAAGGAAGTATAA
- the leuC gene encoding 3-isopropylmalate dehydratase large subunit, whose amino-acid sequence MNTLFDKIWDQHVVQQIPDGPTQLYIDRLYCHEVTSPQAFDGMRARGLKCFRPQQIFCMPDHNTPTHDQDKPIEDPVSKKQVDTLAKNAAEFGLTHYGMMSKDNGIIHVVGPEKGLSLPGMTIVCGDSHTSTHGAMGAVAFGIGTSEVEMVMASQCILQQKPKSMRITINGTLGKGVTAKDVALYLMAQLTTSGATGYFVEYAGPVVEALSMEGRLTLCNLSIEMGARGGFIAPDETTFNYIKGREYAPKGEAWDKAVAYWKTLKSGDDAVFDKELCFDAADIEPRVTYGTNPGMGIGITEAIPTEGGVGFEKSLSYMQFKPGQQLLGTKVDYVFLGACTNGRIEDFRAFASLVKGRRKADDVVAWLVPGSWAVDKQIREEGLDKVLAEAGFEIRQPGCSACLAMNDDKIPAGKLSVSTSNRNFEGRQGPGARTILASPLTAAAAAVTGVITDPRTLL is encoded by the coding sequence ATGAATACGCTTTTCGATAAAATATGGGACCAACATGTCGTGCAACAGATACCCGACGGTCCTACACAATTATATATTGATCGCTTATATTGTCACGAGGTAACATCGCCTCAGGCTTTCGATGGTATGCGCGCCCGTGGGTTAAAATGTTTCCGTCCGCAACAGATTTTCTGTATGCCCGACCATAACACACCTACTCATGATCAGGATAAGCCTATAGAGGATCCTGTATCCAAGAAGCAGGTTGACACGCTGGCTAAGAATGCTGCAGAGTTTGGACTGACGCATTACGGCATGATGTCTAAAGATAACGGAATAATCCATGTTGTTGGTCCTGAGAAGGGACTTTCATTGCCTGGAATGACAATCGTCTGTGGAGACTCTCATACATCTACTCACGGCGCAATGGGTGCTGTCGCTTTTGGTATTGGTACTAGTGAAGTGGAAATGGTGATGGCCTCACAATGTATCCTCCAACAGAAGCCTAAGTCTATGCGTATCACCATTAATGGTACTTTAGGAAAAGGAGTTACGGCAAAGGATGTAGCCCTCTATCTGATGGCTCAACTAACCACCAGTGGTGCTACTGGCTATTTCGTGGAATATGCAGGTCCTGTTGTAGAGGCCTTATCGATGGAGGGCCGCCTGACACTCTGTAATCTGTCTATCGAGATGGGTGCTCGTGGCGGATTCATTGCTCCTGATGAAACCACCTTTAATTATATAAAGGGTCGCGAGTATGCTCCTAAGGGTGAGGCATGGGATAAAGCCGTGGCTTATTGGAAGACACTAAAAAGTGGCGATGATGCCGTATTTGACAAGGAACTGTGTTTCGATGCGGCTGATATTGAGCCTCGCGTTACTTATGGCACCAATCCCGGTATGGGTATTGGTATTACCGAGGCTATTCCAACTGAGGGTGGGGTAGGCTTTGAGAAATCATTGAGCTACATGCAGTTTAAACCAGGACAGCAACTGCTGGGTACAAAGGTTGATTATGTCTTCCTTGGTGCTTGTACTAATGGTCGTATAGAAGATTTCCGTGCCTTCGCCTCACTTGTGAAAGGCCGTCGTAAGGCCGATGATGTGGTGGCATGGCTCGTTCCTGGTTCGTGGGCTGTTGACAAGCAGATTCGCGAAGAAGGACTTGACAAGGTTCTTGCAGAAGCTGGCTTTGAGATTCGTCAGCCTGGATGCTCGGCTTGTCTTGCTATGAACGACGATAAGATTCCTGCAGGCAAACTGAGCGTGAGTACGTCGAATCGTAATTTCGAAGGTCGTCAGGGTCCTGGAGCCCGCACCATTTTGGCATCGCCATTAACTGCCGCTGCCGCTGCTGTAACAGGAGTAATCACCGATCCAAGAACACTATTATGA
- the leuD gene encoding 3-isopropylmalate dehydratase small subunit: MKQKFNVITSTCVPLPLENVDTDQIIPARFLKATDKEGFGDNLFRDWRYRPDGSLVEDFVLNDPKYDGCILVAGKNFGSGSSREHAAWAIAGYGFRVVISSFFADIHKNNELNNFVLPVVVSETFLAELFESIRQNPKMEVEVDLPRQTVTNKATGRSEHFDINGYKKHCLMQGLDDIDFLVQNKDKTEAWEQVNK; encoded by the coding sequence ATGAAACAGAAATTCAACGTTATAACATCCACCTGCGTTCCTCTGCCTTTGGAGAACGTAGATACAGACCAAATTATACCTGCCCGTTTTCTCAAGGCCACGGACAAAGAGGGCTTTGGCGATAACCTGTTTAGAGACTGGCGCTATCGTCCCGATGGTAGCTTGGTTGAGGATTTCGTCCTGAACGACCCGAAATACGATGGTTGCATCCTTGTAGCGGGAAAGAACTTTGGTTCAGGTTCCAGTCGCGAACATGCCGCGTGGGCTATTGCAGGCTACGGCTTCCGTGTGGTTATCAGTTCGTTCTTTGCCGATATTCATAAGAACAACGAGCTGAATAACTTCGTGCTCCCAGTTGTGGTCAGCGAAACTTTCTTGGCAGAGCTCTTTGAGAGTATACGTCAGAATCCTAAGATGGAGGTTGAGGTAGATTTGCCTCGTCAAACGGTAACTAATAAGGCAACGGGCCGTAGCGAGCACTTCGATATCAACGGCTACAAGAAACACTGCCTGATGCAGGGACTCGATGACATCGATTTCCTGGTACAGAACAAAGACAAAACAGAAGCATGGGAACAAGTGAACAAATAA
- a CDS encoding alpha-isopropylmalate synthase regulatory domain-containing protein has product MGTSEQINRYQRIQPFVEIMDSTLRDGEQTSGVSFLPHEKLVMARKLLSDVNVDRIEVASARVSEGEREAVTKICTYAEKHGLLDRVEVLGFVDGGKSIDWIASCGGRVVNLLCKGSLKHCTHQLQKSPKEHISDIQKEVAYAASKGFSVNLYLEDWSNGMKDSPEYVYQLMDALTSHLSPLTSIKRFMLPDTLGVMNPLQVIEYFRKMIKRYPTTHFDFHAHNDYDLAVSNSLAAVLSGARGLHVTVNGLGERCGNAPMASVQAILKDQFHAKTNLVESQLNDLSRMVESFSGITVAPNQPIVGENVFTQVAGVHADGDSKDRLYYNELMPERFGRKREYALGKNSGKANIAKNLEELGLELTPEQTRRVTERITELGDKKEIVTQEDLPYIVSDVLKHDGSDDKVKLISYVVSTAYGLKPGANVRVEINGQQYEAGATGDGQYDAFVKALRYIYKKYLDRTFPVLANYQVTIPPGGRTDALVQTVISWHYNGGLLRTRGLDADQTEAAIKATFKMLNIIENETLK; this is encoded by the coding sequence ATGGGAACAAGTGAACAAATAAACAGATATCAGCGCATACAACCTTTCGTAGAGATTATGGATTCTACACTTCGTGATGGTGAACAAACCAGCGGTGTGTCGTTCCTGCCTCACGAGAAGTTGGTTATGGCCCGCAAATTACTCTCAGATGTCAATGTTGACCGTATAGAAGTGGCTTCGGCACGTGTCTCTGAGGGTGAGCGTGAAGCTGTGACGAAGATATGTACGTACGCAGAGAAGCATGGTCTCTTAGACCGCGTCGAGGTGTTGGGCTTTGTAGATGGTGGAAAGAGCATTGATTGGATTGCTTCATGTGGTGGTCGTGTGGTAAATCTGCTGTGTAAGGGTTCATTGAAACATTGCACTCATCAGTTACAGAAGTCGCCTAAGGAGCATATCAGTGATATCCAGAAGGAAGTGGCATATGCTGCCAGCAAGGGCTTCAGTGTCAATCTCTATTTGGAGGATTGGTCTAATGGCATGAAGGATTCACCTGAGTATGTCTATCAGTTGATGGATGCGCTCACCTCTCATCTCTCACCTCTCACCTCTATCAAGCGCTTTATGCTCCCTGATACGTTGGGTGTCATGAATCCTCTGCAGGTTATAGAGTATTTCCGTAAGATGATCAAGCGATATCCTACGACCCATTTTGATTTCCATGCCCATAATGATTACGACCTGGCTGTGAGTAATTCTCTGGCAGCCGTGTTGAGTGGCGCACGTGGTCTTCATGTTACCGTTAATGGACTGGGAGAGCGTTGTGGTAATGCACCTATGGCTTCCGTTCAAGCCATCTTGAAGGATCAGTTCCATGCCAAGACTAATCTTGTGGAGAGTCAGCTTAATGACCTCTCGCGTATGGTTGAGAGCTTCAGTGGTATCACGGTGGCACCTAATCAGCCTATCGTTGGTGAGAATGTATTCACTCAGGTGGCAGGCGTTCATGCTGATGGTGATTCAAAGGACCGCCTTTATTATAATGAACTGATGCCTGAGCGCTTCGGTCGTAAGCGTGAGTATGCTTTGGGTAAGAATTCTGGCAAGGCGAATATCGCGAAGAACTTGGAAGAATTGGGCTTGGAACTGACACCAGAGCAGACTCGACGGGTCACTGAGCGTATCACCGAACTGGGTGATAAGAAGGAAATCGTTACTCAGGAGGACCTGCCTTATATTGTCAGTGATGTGCTGAAACATGATGGCTCTGACGATAAGGTGAAACTTATCAGTTATGTGGTCTCTACAGCCTATGGCCTGAAGCCTGGGGCCAATGTGCGTGTGGAGATTAACGGACAGCAGTATGAGGCTGGTGCTACAGGCGATGGTCAGTATGATGCTTTCGTTAAGGCCCTGCGATATATCTATAAGAAATATCTGGATAGGACGTTCCCTGTACTGGCCAACTACCAGGTTACCATTCCGCCGGGTGGACGTACTGATGCTTTGGTG